DNA sequence from the Grus americana isolate bGruAme1 chromosome Z, bGruAme1.mat, whole genome shotgun sequence genome:
AAATGTATGAGCGCAAGTATCAACAGAAGAGAAGATCTGGCAGTGATTTAAAGGCTGATACAGGGGGGGACATGTTGGCTTCTTGGATGATGTTCTGTTCTATAATTCTGTGTAAGTTCTGGCATCCACATTTTAAACTGATGGTGAAAAAAACAGACAATACAGAGAGTAAAAATGATTGAGGATATGAACTGACGAAATACTTGAATTTTTCAAATAGCCTGATTATTGTGCAGACAtctttgaaaagtaaaaaaaaaaaaattccaactaTTTAGCAGTTTTTTTAATCTAGCAAAAGCCAAAAAGCTCCACTCAAAGACACATTCAAGTCAGTAATACAGCagttaaatgaaaatggaatgCACTGAAAGAAACGGGTGTCTTCAGGCAGACTTGCCCAAGTCCAACTACTTGGGAGTTAATTTGCACTTAACATGAAAGCAACCAGGTGGACTTCTGTGGGCTGAGCAGGACAGAGATGAGTTTAAATGAGATAAATGGTTTAATAATCCCTTCAGGACCTAAATCTGATTAATTGTGCATCAGGAGCCATTGCCTCTCTTCACACTAGAAACTAGAACTGCTGTCATCCTTTGAAGACAATGAATAAATTACCATTTCCAACACTGGCAGTGACCATTATCAATTTGAGGAAGGCCATTTTccaaaatatgcattaaaattCATACAATTTCTCCTCCCAACTTGCTTGAGGGGATATTTTGATTCCTGGTAAGTTTAATAGTCCCAGAGAAacatcaggggtttttttggccagACCTAGCAGTAAGAAATTTCATTCCAGTTCCTGCGGAGTTTTATGACTGACAGGATGACTGAAGATAAAATTCCAGCTACACTAGACAACTgtttgttctaaaaaaaaaaattaagtctgtAATTAGGTTCTGAATTGTGTAGTATTTATTACAGTTAATACAAACATCTCTCAAACAGTATCTACCCTCAGCTACTGAACAGACAGGCAAAAAGCAAGTAATACTGAATACTTcaggctttgggaaaaaaacctcacactgACAACCAACCACCTTTACATAGTTATGCAATAGTTGAACTATTTAGtcccccaagaaaaaaatagttatccTGTGCTCCTGAAAAGCAAGTGATCTTTCTTCATGAAGTACAGTGGTGTTTTATAAAACTGTAATTAcctcactaaaaaaaaaaaaaaaaaaaataattgaatgaCTAGCAAAAGGTCACAGTAGATCTAAGAGATACAAGATCTGATCTTGCTGCCTGGCAAATCTTTCCCTCCTAACAGTTACATTCCATCTGTAAGTGCTGCACTAACATCCAGTAAGAAATAACCACTCAAGATCTTTACTGACagaggaaaatgtaattttactgCAGCATGTGGCAGAAAACTTGTTATTCCAACAACTTCCACTGCAGAAGCCATCCCTAACAATACACTGATTTGGGATGACCATTGAGGCTGACACCAAAACAAGGTATCCCACTTTCACTTTTGTGAACACAGCACATGTCAGCTGTACTGGACTATGAATGCCAGGTGACACTGTGCTCTCTGTCCCTCTTACCACACTCCAGCCCTCTCAACAACACAGGCATGGGAGCAAACATGGGgaccttttccttctcctgcagtgcAGCCTCCTTCCTTACATCATGGCCCCTGTTAGCTCAGTGTTAGTGTCACACTCGGACCCAGAAATTGTTCTGTGGGGCTACCTCCACAACAGCTTTCAGGAGAAAGGGTGTATGACAGGAGAAATGCCTGAGGGATCTATCAATCCAACCTGGCAGCAGGACAGCCGCTACTCTAGTTACTAAGTGGAAGAAGCCCTCGTGAAGGCACTGGCAATCAGGAACAGTCCACAAAGCACCAAAACACCCCTTCGTTCTGTTAAGTAAGCCACTAAAGTTCTCAGCAGACAGTTGTGCTGCTCCACGCAACGCAAAGGTAAATTCGGAAATGCAAGTGCTTTTAGAGTTCACCTGCCAGTTATGAAGGTGCTCTGGCTCTCTTTTGTCATTCAAGAGCAAAGCACTTACAGAATGAAAAACCAGCTGCCAACAAAAAAGACAGCAAGCCCCAATGTCTCTGAGGTATGTCACTTGCAAACACAGATTAAAAACCAATACGCCTTGAAGAACAAGCATAGAagtttttccaattaaaattttattgacGTTCTTGGCAAATTAATCTAAATTTATGATCTTGGTCTCTCCTTCTTGCCCTTGTACAAGGCCAAGAGAGAAACATTGGCTACTTTGACAACCTTGAAGCGAACTCCAGGAATGTCACCAACAGCATGACCCTTCCGACCAAAACCAGCAACCAGAACTTCATCGTTTTCCTGCAATGAAAGGCCACACAGTTACAAAGCTGTGAACATTAAACCTGTACATACTTCTGAAATGGCTAACATTAGCAAGTCTAGGGTGAGGCTCAAACTTAAAGAACGGGTAGAAATACTTAAGGCTATTGATAGATATCCTTTAATAAAGGACTGTTATCCCCATCAGAGTTTTGGAGAAAGGAAATATGAGCAGAGACATCATTTAGCCTGCAGTGGCACACCTTTGctagaggaaagcagaaacacaCCTCTCATGTTTTTTGTCTGCCACTACAGCTTTAAGATAAACATGGTACAGAATGGCACAAACCCTCATGTAACCATCCCTTAAATGCATCAATTATCAATAATTTCTTGAAAATTACCTCAATGAAGTTCAGGCAGCCATCGTTAGGAacaaaagctgttatttttttgccATTCTTAATCAGCTGGACTCTCACACACTTCCTGATGGCAGAGTTGGGCTGTTTAGCTTCCACTCCACTAAAATGGAAGCACATGGAAATAAGTAAGCAAAAATCAGTTTGATGAACTAGCAATATTACACCACCACAAATTACCGTATTACTTTGTAGTAAGTGCAAGTTGTATCTGTACTTCAAAACCATAAACTGTTAGTTATCTATTTAGAGCTACTCAATACATAAAAGCCCAGTTCCTAAGCTgagtaaaacatgaaaattaattgcCTACTGACACATACCAATTCAGTAAATAAAGAactggagagaaaggaaaaaaaagggagaaacacCTTGAAGCCCTGGCAGTGTCCCAGTGAAGcttataaattaagaaaaaaaaaagatggctaCAAGACAAGCAGATGGGATCTTTGACACAAGGTACACACAAAATCCACTCCCCCGAATCCTGAACTAAGTGCtatttttatgagaaaaaatacctttctgcacagctgcttagaaaaataaaccacGTTTTCAATCCAGCATATAGGAACTAAGAGGAACGTGGCACGTTACAGATAGCAAAACCTCTCACATATTTAGAAAATCAAATAGCTTAGCGGTCTTTCTTCCCTGAGGTCCCTCTGAGAGGCCCCATGTTCCGGGGGACTTTCCCGGACAGCCAGAGGCCCGCAGCCAGGCACACCGGGGCTGctcttcccgcccccccccccccccgccgctctCCCGCACCCCACGGCGGCGGCACTCCGCGGAGCTCTACGCACACTTTCTCCAGGACGATCCCCTTGGCGTGGGAGGCACCGCCGAAGGGGTTGGCTTTCAGCGCCGTGCCCAGGTGGGCCTTCTTATACTGCTTGTCATGCCACTTCTGGTCGCGGCGGTGGCTGCGGAGCTTCCGGGCGGTGCGGAGCCCTCGGCACTTCCCTGCAGAACAAAGGTAGGGAGGGATGAGGGGGCCGCTCTCCCCGGGCCTGGGAGGCGGCCCAGCGGCGTGCGGCCACTCCTCACCGCGTGTGAGGGAACAGGGCCCGGTCGCGTCACTCCCGAGGAGCGGCGGCAATGTGGTGGATAATGGCGGCGACACCGCTACCGCCCACCCCGGCGGCGCCGGGAGACCGCACAGCCGGCAGCAGGCtggcggggcagggaggggagagcgCTACGGACCCCCCGGCGGTGCCCCACCGCCTCACCCCGGGCACccctcccggcccggcccggttccCGCGGCGGCGCTCACCCATCCTTCCACCACGGCTTCCGAGCGCGAAAGAGAGAGGCCCGCCCGCTCCGCGCTGCCTAACTGCACCACGAGGCCCCACCGCGGGCTGCCCGCGGCGTGCCTGACTGAAATTCCCGCCCGGCACTGGGTGGGACGGCCCGGCCaggccccggcggggcgggaggagcGGAGGGCGGGAGTTCGGTTTTCTCAGCGGGTAGTGGTGGTTTGGTACCTGGGGCCGTTCGTCCCTGGATTTGCGTCGTTTAATCATATTTCTCTGGGAGTTACCGACCTCGGTAGGGAGGGGGTCAGGCGCGGAGTGCAGCGCGTCGGCCGCTTCCCTGGGGCGAGGCAAAGAAAAGGCGCTTCAGCCTCTAGGAGACAGAAGGAACGGCAAGGTGCGAGGCACGCTGAAGTTCAGGCTGTCTTCACCAAATGGCGCCTGTACCGCCCTTCTCCGTAGCATCAGGAGTGCTTGCAGTGCTTTCCATGGCTAAGAGAGACGGAGGATGACTCCCGCAAAGCGAGGCGGGCATGGTGGCATCTCCCCGTTTTGCGTGGACCGGTCTGGGCTGCAGCTTGGGAGGCTGCTTCCTTCTGCCCCGCCATTCTCTGCATCCTCCTCAGATGTATGCAGCCTGCCAGGCTGCTCACAACGCgagcagaagcagaaatctcACGTACGGGGTATTTTGGGTTGAGCGAGGAAGATACGCAGGAGCTCTGATGGAAGCTGAGCCAGGATTTCTTAGTTCCAACTTTTGACTTAATTACCTATGTAATTAATTACCTATGCCCCTAAGTCTTCCAGTGGATCTATGCCAGAATAAAACCCTGTAACAGAAACaggcatttattaattttgaaagcCACTGTTAGTCCATATTGCCAAACTTCAGCAATGTGTAGATGCCAACTGAACAGGCACAGCGGCCTCATTGAGCAATCCGCTCCCTAAAAGACAAAGTCAGGAACATTCACTTCCCATTTTGGGAAAAGGCAGTAATTAGATCTAAGTGTATCTTTATTAACACAACCTGTAATTGcagtttaaatagaaaatacataCTTTGTTTATGCAGGGCTGGTTTTACATTCAATCTGGatagaataaataataataaaccccCACTAAATAAGTaacaaaaaacccttaaaaCCCAGCAAACAAACATGAGAAAACCCAGCAACAGTTTCAGGAGCAAGCAGATGACTATTATAAAAAGCAGCTCCTCAGAAGATGCAATTCCAATGTGAAGAATGCAGTTGCTATTCAGTAATTTTAAGAACAGGGAAGATAATATTGTAAAAATGCTACAGCTTTGCTTTacaatcttaaaaatattaggAGTACTTAAAAGCTGACTAGGAAGGAAATTgatgaataataaaatgaatataCTGAAACAAACTAGCATCAGGTGCACAAATACTAAGACATTAAGA
Encoded proteins:
- the RPS23 gene encoding 40S ribosomal protein S23, with amino-acid sequence MGKCRGLRTARKLRSHRRDQKWHDKQYKKAHLGTALKANPFGGASHAKGIVLEKVGVEAKQPNSAIRKCVRVQLIKNGKKITAFVPNDGCLNFIEENDEVLVAGFGRKGHAVGDIPGVRFKVVKVANVSLLALYKGKKERPRS